One genomic region from Balaenoptera acutorostrata chromosome 1, mBalAcu1.1, whole genome shotgun sequence encodes:
- the CPT2 gene encoding carnitine O-palmitoyltransferase 2, mitochondrial isoform X2 has product MYLTARDPIVLNFNPFMSFNPDPKSEYNDQLTRATNLTVSAVRFLKTLRADLLEPEVFHLNPAKSDTDTFKRLIRFVPSSLSWYGAYLVNAYPLDMSQYFRLFNSTRLPKPSRDELFTDDKARHLLVLRRGHFYVFDVLDQDGNIVSASEIQAHLKYILSDNSLAPEFPLSYLTSENRDIWAELRQKLVSGGNEEALRKVDSAVFCLCLDDFPIKDLVHLSHNMLHGDGTNRWFDKSFNLIIAKDGTAAVHFEHAWGDGVAVLRFFNEVFKDSTQAPAVTPRSQPANTDSSVAVQKLNFKLNDALKTGISTAKEKFDATMKTLTIDYIQFQRGGKEFLKKQKLSPDSVAQLGFQMAFLQQYGQTVATYESCSTAAFKHGRTETIRPASVFTKRCSEAFVREPSKHSAGELQQMMAKCSTYHNQLTKEAAMGQGFDRHLFALRYLGAAKGIDLPELYLDPAYRQINHNILSTSTLSSPAVNIGGFAPVVPDGFGIAYAVHDNWIGCNVSAYQGRNAHEFLQCVEKALESVFDALEGKAIKS; this is encoded by the exons ATGTACTTAACTGCCCGAGACCCCATTGTCCTGaactttaatccatttatgtcATTCAACCCTGACCCAAAGTCTGAGTACAACGACCAGCTCACCCGGGCAACCAACTTGACTGTCTCTGCCGTCCGGTTTCTGAAGACACTTCGGGCTGACCTTTTGGAACCAGAAGTGTTCCACTTGAACCCTGCCAAAAGTGACACTGACACCTTCAAGAGACTCATACGCTTTGTGCCTTCCTCTCTGTCCTGGTATGGCGCCTACTTGGTCAATGCATATCCCCTGGATATGTCCCAGTATTTTCGGCTTTTCAACTCCACTCGTTTACCCAAACCCAGTCGAGATGAACTCTTCACTGATGACAAGGCCAGACACCTCCTGGTCCTAAGAAGAGGACATTTCTATGTCTTTGATGTCCTGGATCAAGATGGGAACATTGTGAGCGCCTCAGAAATCCAGGCTCATCTGAAGTACATTCTCTCAGACAATAGCCTGGCCCCCGAGTTTCCACTGTCATATCTGACCAGTGAGAACCGGGACATCTGGGCAGAGCTCAGACAGAAGCTGGTGAGTGGTGGCAATGAGGAGGCCCTAAGGAAAGTGGACTCTGCTGTATTCTGTCTCTGCCTAGATGACTTCCCCATTAAGGACCTTGTCCACTTGTCCCACAACATGCTGCACGGTGACGGCACAAACCGCTGGTTTGATAAATCCTTTAACCTCATTATAGCCAAGGATGGCACTGCTGCTGTCCACTTTGAGCATGCTTGGGGTGATGGTGTTGCAGTGCTCAGGTTTTTTAATGAAGTGTTTAAAGACAGCACTCAGGCCCCTGCTGTCACTCCACGGAGCCAGCCAGCTAACACTGACTCTTCTGTCGCCGTACAGAAACTCAACTTCAAGCTGAACGATGCTTTAAAGACTGGCATTAGCACTGCTAAGGAAAAATTTGATGCCACCATGAAAACCCTCACCATTGACTACATCCAGTTTCAGAGAGGAGGCAAAGAATTCCTGAAGAAGCAGAAGCTGAGCCCTGACTCGGTGGCTCAGCTGGGCTTCCAGATGGCCTTCCTGCAGCAGTACGGGCAGACAGTGGCCACCTATGAGTCCTGTAGCACTGCAGCATTCAAGCACGGCCGCACCGAGACCATCCGCCCGGCCTCCGTCTTCACAAAGAGATGCTCTGAGGCCTTTGTCAGGGAGCCCTCCAAGCACAGCGCTGGAGAGCTTCAGCAGATGATGGCCAAGTGCTCCACGTACCACAACCAGCTGACCAAAGAAGCAGCGATGG GCCAGGGCTTTGATCGACACTTGTTTGCTCTGCGGTACCTGGGAGCAGCCAAAGGGATTGACCTGCCTGAGCTATACCTGGACCCTGCATATAGGCAGATAAACCACAACATCCTGTCCACGAGCACGTTGAGCAGCCCAGCAGTGAACATCGGCGGCTTTGCCCCCGTGGTCCCTGATGGTTTTGGCATTGCGTATGCTGTTCATGACAACTGGATAGGCTGCAATGTCTCTGCCTACCAAGGCCGCAATGCCCATGAGTTTCTCCAATGTGTGGAGAAGGCCTTAGAAAGCGTGTTTGATGCCTTAGAAGGCAAAGCCATCAAATCTTAA